Proteins encoded within one genomic window of Pongo pygmaeus isolate AG05252 chromosome 18, NHGRI_mPonPyg2-v2.0_pri, whole genome shotgun sequence:
- the CCP110 gene encoding centriolar coiled-coil protein of 110 kDa isoform X3, whose amino-acid sequence MEEYEKFCEKSLARIQEASLSTESFLPAQSESISLIRFHGVAILSPLLNIEKRKEMQQEKQKALDVEARKQVNRKKALLTRVQEILDNVQVRKAPNASDFDQWEMETVYSNSEVRNLNVPATFPNSFPSHTEHSTAAKLDKIAGILPLDNEDQCKTNGIDLARDSEGFNSPKQCDSSNISHVENEAFPKTSSATPQETLISDGLFSANEQQDLPLLAEVTPDPYVMSLQNLMKKSKEYIEREQSRRSLRGSMNRIVNESHLDKEHDAVKVADCVKEKAQLTGKHCVSVIPDKPSLNKSNVLLQGASTQASSMSMPVLASFSKVDIPVRTGHPTVLESNSDFKVIPTFVTENNVIKSLTGSYAKLPSPEPSMSPKMHRRRSRTSSACHILINNPINACELSPKGKEQAMDLIVQDTDENTNVPEIVPKLPTDLAGVCSSKVYVGKNTSEVKEDVVLGKSNQVCQSSGNHLENKVTHGFVTVEGQLTSDERGAHIMNSTCAAMPKLHEPYASSQCIASPNFGTVSGLKPASMLEKNCSLQTELNKSYDVKNPSPLLMQNQNTRQQMDTTTVSCGNEQFLDNSFEKVKRRLDLDIDGLQKENCPYVITSGITEQERQHLPEKRYHKGSVFINKNKMLGTSSKESEELLKSKMLAFEEMRKRLEEQHAQQLSLLIAEQEREQERLQKEIEEQEKMLKEKKAMTAEASELDINNAVELEWRKISDSSLLETMLSQADSLHTSNSNSSGFTNSALQYSFVSANEAPFYLWGSSTSGLTKLSVTRPFGRAKTRWSQVFSPEIQAKFNKITAVAKGFLTRRLMQTDKLKQLRQTVKDTMEFIRSFQSEAPLKRGIVSAQDASLQERVLAQLRAALYGIHDIFFVMDAAERMSILQHDREVRKEKMLRQMDKMKSPRVALSAATQKSLDRKKYMKAAEMGMPNKKFLVKQNPSETRVLQPNQGQNAPVHRLLSRQGTPKTSVKGVVQNRQKPSQSRVPNRVPVSGVYAGKIQRKRPNVATI is encoded by the exons CTTAAcattgagaaaagaaaggaaatgcaaCAAGAAAAGCAGAAAGCACTTGATGTAGAAGCAAGAAAGCAGGTTAACAGGAAGAAAGCTTTACTGACTCGTGTCCAGGAGATTCTTGACAATGTTCAG GTTAGAAAAGCACCTAATGCCAGTGATTTTGATCAGTGGGAGATGGAAACAGTTTACTCTAATTCAGAAGTCAGAAACTTGAATGTTCCTGCTACATTTCCAAATAGCTTTCCAAGCCACACCGAACACTCTACTGCAGCAAAGCTTGATAAGATAGCTGGGATTTTGCCATTGGATAATGAGGACCAATGTAAAACTAATGGAATAGACTTAGCTAGAGATTCAGAAGGATTTAATTCTCCGAAGCAATGTGATAGTTCCAATATTAGTCATGTAGAAAATGAAGCTTTTCCAAAGACCTCTTCAGCAACCCCACAAGAAACTCTTATTTCTGATGGTCTCTTCTCAGCAAATGAACAACAGGATCTACCACTTTTGGCAGAAGTCACCCCAGATCCCTATGTAATGAGTCTTCAGAATCTGATGAAAAAGTCAAAGGAATATATAGAAAGAGAACAATCTAGACGCAGTCTGAGAGGTAGTATGAACAGAATTGTTAATGAGAGTCATTTAGACAAAGAACATGATGCTGTTAAAGTGGCTGACTGTGTAAAAGAGAAGGCCCAGTTGACAGGCAAACACTGTGTCTCAGTTATTCCTGACAAACCAAGCCTTAATAAATCAAATGTTCTTCTCCAAGGTGCTTCCACTCAAGCAAGCAGCATGAGTATGCCAGTTTTAGCTAGCTTTTCGAAAGTGGACATACCTGTACGAACTGGCCATCCCACTGTTCTAGAGTCTAATTCTGATTTTAAAGTTATTCCCACTTTCGTTACCGAAAATAATGTTATCAAAAGTCTTACAGGTTCATATGCCAAATTACCTAGTCCAGAGCCAAGTATGAGTCCTAAAATGCACCGAAGACGTTCCAGGACATCATCAGCGTGTCATATACTTATAAATAACCCAATAAATGCCTGTGAATTAAGCCCTAAAGGAAAAGAACAGGCAATGGACTTAATTGTTCAAGATACTGATGAAAACACAAATGTGCCCGAAATTGTGCCAAAGTTACCAACTGATTTAGCAGGAGTTTGTTCAAGCAAGGTTTATGTGGGCAAAAATACATCTGAAGTCAAAGAAGATGTGGTTTTAGGTAAATCAAATCAGGTATGTCAATCTTCAGGaaatcatttagaaaataaagttactCATGGATTTGTTACTGTGGAAGGTCAGTTAACATCCGACGAGAGAGGCGCACACATAATGAACAGTACCTGTGCTGCGATGCCAAAGCTGCATGAACCATATGCCAGCAGTCAGTGTATAGCAAGTCCAAACTTTGGAACTGTGAGTGGACTCAAACCAGCCAGTATGTTAGAGAAAAACTGCAGTTTGCAAACGGAACTGAATAAGTCTTATGATGTAAAAAACCCTTCTCCTTTATTGATGCAAAACCAGAATACGAGACAGCAGATGGACACAACTACAGTGTCCTGTGGAAATGAACAATTTTTGGATAACAGTTTTGAGAAAGTTAAACGGAGACTTGATTTAGATATTGATGGTTTGCAAAAAGAAAACTGCCCTTATGTCATAACAAGTGGAATAACTGAACAAGAAAGGCAACATTTGCCAGAAAAAAGATACCATAAGGGATCTGTCTTCATTAACAAGAATAAAATGTTAGGAACTAGTTCCAAAG AAAGCGAGGAGTTACTAAAAAGCAAGATGTTAGCCTTTGAAGAAATGCGGAAGAGACTAGAAGAACAGCACGCCCAGCAGTTATCACTACTCATAGCTGAGCAGGAAAGGGAACAAGAAAGACTGCAAAAG GAAATAGAAGAGCaggagaaaatgttaaaagagaAGAAGGCAATGACAGCGGAAGCCTCTGAGTTGGACATTAACAATGCAGTGGAAttagaatggagaaaaataagtgACTCTAGTTTGCTGGAAACAATGCTGTCTCAAGCGGACTCACTCCATACTTCAAATTCAAATAGTtctg GTTTCACAAATTCTGCCCTGCAATATAGCTTTGTTTCTGCAAACGAAGCACCATTCTACCTCTGGGGATCATCAACTAGTGGCTTGACCAAACTCTCAGTAACAAGGCCTTTTGGAAGAGCCAAAACTAGATGGTCTCAA GTTTTTAGTCCGGAAATACAagcaaaatttaacaaaataactgCGGTGGCAAAAGGATTTCTTACTCGTAGGCTTATGCAGACAGATAAGCTGAAGCAACTTCGACAAACTGTAAAA GATACTATGGAATTCATAAGAAGTTTTCAGTCAGAAGCACCACTAAAGAGAGGCATTGTTTCAGCTCAAGATGCTTCACTTCAGGAAAGAGTGTTAGCTCAG TTGCGAGCTGCCCTGTATGGTATTCATGACATATTCTTTGTAATGGATGCAGCTGAAAGAATGTCTATTCTACAGCATGATCGAGAAGTTCGCAAAGAGAAAATGCTCAGGCAAATG GATAAAATGAAAAGTCCACGAGTGGCTCTTTCAGCTGCAACACAGAAGTCTCTTGATAGGAAGAAATACATGAA AGCTGCTGAAATGGGAATGCCAAATAAGAAATTTCTGGTTAAACAAAATCCTTCTGAAACAAG AGTCCTTCAGCCAAACCAAGGACAGAATGCACCTGTTCATAGGCTACTTAGTAGACAAGG AACCCCTAAGACATCAGTGAAGGGGGTTGTGCAAAATAGACAGAAGCCTTCACAGAGCAGAGTGCCTAACAGAGTGCCTGTTTCAG GAGTATATGCAGGAAAAATCCAAAGAAAGCGGCCAAATGTTGCGACAATTTAA
- the CCP110 gene encoding centriolar coiled-coil protein of 110 kDa isoform X1 — protein MPAPPGWPSVWSLKSEQLEECDCGKMEEYEKFCEKSLARIQEASLSTESFLPAQSESISLIRFHGVAILSPLLNIEKRKEMQQEKQKALDVEARKQVNRKKALLTRVQEILDNVQVRKAPNASDFDQWEMETVYSNSEVRNLNVPATFPNSFPSHTEHSTAAKLDKIAGILPLDNEDQCKTNGIDLARDSEGFNSPKQCDSSNISHVENEAFPKTSSATPQETLISDGLFSANEQQDLPLLAEVTPDPYVMSLQNLMKKSKEYIEREQSRRSLRGSMNRIVNESHLDKEHDAVKVADCVKEKAQLTGKHCVSVIPDKPSLNKSNVLLQGASTQASSMSMPVLASFSKVDIPVRTGHPTVLESNSDFKVIPTFVTENNVIKSLTGSYAKLPSPEPSMSPKMHRRRSRTSSACHILINNPINACELSPKGKEQAMDLIVQDTDENTNVPEIVPKLPTDLAGVCSSKVYVGKNTSEVKEDVVLGKSNQVCQSSGNHLENKVTHGFVTVEGQLTSDERGAHIMNSTCAAMPKLHEPYASSQCIASPNFGTVSGLKPASMLEKNCSLQTELNKSYDVKNPSPLLMQNQNTRQQMDTTTVSCGNEQFLDNSFEKVKRRLDLDIDGLQKENCPYVITSGITEQERQHLPEKRYHKGSVFINKNKMLGTSSKESEELLKSKMLAFEEMRKRLEEQHAQQLSLLIAEQEREQERLQKEIEEQEKMLKEKKAMTAEASELDINNAVELEWRKISDSSLLETMLSQADSLHTSNSNSSGFTNSALQYSFVSANEAPFYLWGSSTSGLTKLSVTRPFGRAKTRWSQVFSPEIQAKFNKITAVAKGFLTRRLMQTDKLKQLRQTVKDTMEFIRSFQSEAPLKRGIVSAQDASLQERVLAQLRAALYGIHDIFFVMDAAERMSILQHDREVRKEKMLRQMDKMKSPRVALSAATQKSLDRKKYMKAAEMGMPNKKFLVKQNPSETRVLQPNQGQNAPVHRLLSRQGTPKTSVKGVVQNRQKPSQSRVPNRVPVSGVYAGKIQRKRPNVATI, from the exons CTTAAcattgagaaaagaaaggaaatgcaaCAAGAAAAGCAGAAAGCACTTGATGTAGAAGCAAGAAAGCAGGTTAACAGGAAGAAAGCTTTACTGACTCGTGTCCAGGAGATTCTTGACAATGTTCAG GTTAGAAAAGCACCTAATGCCAGTGATTTTGATCAGTGGGAGATGGAAACAGTTTACTCTAATTCAGAAGTCAGAAACTTGAATGTTCCTGCTACATTTCCAAATAGCTTTCCAAGCCACACCGAACACTCTACTGCAGCAAAGCTTGATAAGATAGCTGGGATTTTGCCATTGGATAATGAGGACCAATGTAAAACTAATGGAATAGACTTAGCTAGAGATTCAGAAGGATTTAATTCTCCGAAGCAATGTGATAGTTCCAATATTAGTCATGTAGAAAATGAAGCTTTTCCAAAGACCTCTTCAGCAACCCCACAAGAAACTCTTATTTCTGATGGTCTCTTCTCAGCAAATGAACAACAGGATCTACCACTTTTGGCAGAAGTCACCCCAGATCCCTATGTAATGAGTCTTCAGAATCTGATGAAAAAGTCAAAGGAATATATAGAAAGAGAACAATCTAGACGCAGTCTGAGAGGTAGTATGAACAGAATTGTTAATGAGAGTCATTTAGACAAAGAACATGATGCTGTTAAAGTGGCTGACTGTGTAAAAGAGAAGGCCCAGTTGACAGGCAAACACTGTGTCTCAGTTATTCCTGACAAACCAAGCCTTAATAAATCAAATGTTCTTCTCCAAGGTGCTTCCACTCAAGCAAGCAGCATGAGTATGCCAGTTTTAGCTAGCTTTTCGAAAGTGGACATACCTGTACGAACTGGCCATCCCACTGTTCTAGAGTCTAATTCTGATTTTAAAGTTATTCCCACTTTCGTTACCGAAAATAATGTTATCAAAAGTCTTACAGGTTCATATGCCAAATTACCTAGTCCAGAGCCAAGTATGAGTCCTAAAATGCACCGAAGACGTTCCAGGACATCATCAGCGTGTCATATACTTATAAATAACCCAATAAATGCCTGTGAATTAAGCCCTAAAGGAAAAGAACAGGCAATGGACTTAATTGTTCAAGATACTGATGAAAACACAAATGTGCCCGAAATTGTGCCAAAGTTACCAACTGATTTAGCAGGAGTTTGTTCAAGCAAGGTTTATGTGGGCAAAAATACATCTGAAGTCAAAGAAGATGTGGTTTTAGGTAAATCAAATCAGGTATGTCAATCTTCAGGaaatcatttagaaaataaagttactCATGGATTTGTTACTGTGGAAGGTCAGTTAACATCCGACGAGAGAGGCGCACACATAATGAACAGTACCTGTGCTGCGATGCCAAAGCTGCATGAACCATATGCCAGCAGTCAGTGTATAGCAAGTCCAAACTTTGGAACTGTGAGTGGACTCAAACCAGCCAGTATGTTAGAGAAAAACTGCAGTTTGCAAACGGAACTGAATAAGTCTTATGATGTAAAAAACCCTTCTCCTTTATTGATGCAAAACCAGAATACGAGACAGCAGATGGACACAACTACAGTGTCCTGTGGAAATGAACAATTTTTGGATAACAGTTTTGAGAAAGTTAAACGGAGACTTGATTTAGATATTGATGGTTTGCAAAAAGAAAACTGCCCTTATGTCATAACAAGTGGAATAACTGAACAAGAAAGGCAACATTTGCCAGAAAAAAGATACCATAAGGGATCTGTCTTCATTAACAAGAATAAAATGTTAGGAACTAGTTCCAAAG AAAGCGAGGAGTTACTAAAAAGCAAGATGTTAGCCTTTGAAGAAATGCGGAAGAGACTAGAAGAACAGCACGCCCAGCAGTTATCACTACTCATAGCTGAGCAGGAAAGGGAACAAGAAAGACTGCAAAAG GAAATAGAAGAGCaggagaaaatgttaaaagagaAGAAGGCAATGACAGCGGAAGCCTCTGAGTTGGACATTAACAATGCAGTGGAAttagaatggagaaaaataagtgACTCTAGTTTGCTGGAAACAATGCTGTCTCAAGCGGACTCACTCCATACTTCAAATTCAAATAGTtctg GTTTCACAAATTCTGCCCTGCAATATAGCTTTGTTTCTGCAAACGAAGCACCATTCTACCTCTGGGGATCATCAACTAGTGGCTTGACCAAACTCTCAGTAACAAGGCCTTTTGGAAGAGCCAAAACTAGATGGTCTCAA GTTTTTAGTCCGGAAATACAagcaaaatttaacaaaataactgCGGTGGCAAAAGGATTTCTTACTCGTAGGCTTATGCAGACAGATAAGCTGAAGCAACTTCGACAAACTGTAAAA GATACTATGGAATTCATAAGAAGTTTTCAGTCAGAAGCACCACTAAAGAGAGGCATTGTTTCAGCTCAAGATGCTTCACTTCAGGAAAGAGTGTTAGCTCAG TTGCGAGCTGCCCTGTATGGTATTCATGACATATTCTTTGTAATGGATGCAGCTGAAAGAATGTCTATTCTACAGCATGATCGAGAAGTTCGCAAAGAGAAAATGCTCAGGCAAATG GATAAAATGAAAAGTCCACGAGTGGCTCTTTCAGCTGCAACACAGAAGTCTCTTGATAGGAAGAAATACATGAA AGCTGCTGAAATGGGAATGCCAAATAAGAAATTTCTGGTTAAACAAAATCCTTCTGAAACAAG AGTCCTTCAGCCAAACCAAGGACAGAATGCACCTGTTCATAGGCTACTTAGTAGACAAGG AACCCCTAAGACATCAGTGAAGGGGGTTGTGCAAAATAGACAGAAGCCTTCACAGAGCAGAGTGCCTAACAGAGTGCCTGTTTCAG GAGTATATGCAGGAAAAATCCAAAGAAAGCGGCCAAATGTTGCGACAATTTAA
- the CCP110 gene encoding centriolar coiled-coil protein of 110 kDa isoform X2 yields MPAPPGWPSVWSLKSEQLEECDCGKMEEYEKFCEKSLARIQEASLSTESFLPAQSESISLIRFHGVAILSPLLNIEKRKEMQQEKQKALDVEARKQVNRKKALLTRVQEILDNVQVRKAPNASDFDQWEMETVYSNSEVRNLNVPATFPNSFPSHTEHSTAAKLDKIAGILPLDNEDQCKTNGIDLARDSEGFNSPKQCDSSNISHVENEAFPKTSSATPQETLISDGLFSANEQQDLPLLAEVTPDPYVMSLQNLMKKSKEYIEREQSRRSLRGSMNRIVNESHLDKEHDAVKVADCVKEKAQLTGKHCVSVIPDKPSLNKSNVLLQGASTQASSMSMPVLASFSKVDIPVRTGHPTVLESNSDFKVIPTFVTENNVIKSLTGSYAKLPSPEPSMSPKMHRRRSRTSSACHILINNPINACELSPKGKEQAMDLIVQDTDENTNVPEIVPKLPTDLAGVCSSKVYVGKNTSEVKEDVVLGKSNQVCQSSGNHLENKVTHGFVTVEGQLTSDERGAHIMNSTCAAMPKLHEPYASSQCIASPNFGTVSGLKPASMLEKNCSLQTELNKSYDVKNPSPLLMQNQNTRQQMDTTTVSCGNEQFLDNSFEKVKRRLDLDIDGLQKENCPYVITSGITEQERQHLPEKRYHKGSVFINKNKMLGTSSKESEELLKSKMLAFEEMRKRLEEQHAQQLSLLIAEQEREQERLQKEIEEQEKMLKEKKAMTAEASELDINNAVELEWRKISDSSLLETMLSQADSLHTSNSNSSGFTNSALQYSFVSANEAPFYLWGSSTSGLTKLSVTRPFGRAKTRWSQVFSPEIQAKFNKITAVAKGFLTRRLMQTDKLKQLRQTVKDTMEFIRSFQSEAPLKRGIVSAQDASLQERVLAQLRAALYGIHDIFFVMDAAERMSILQHDREVRKEKMLRQMDKMKSPRVALSAATQKSLDRKKYMKAAEMGMPNKKFLVKQNPSETRVLQPNQGQNAPVHRLLSRQGSICRKNPKKAAKCCDNLRRQHSLG; encoded by the exons CTTAAcattgagaaaagaaaggaaatgcaaCAAGAAAAGCAGAAAGCACTTGATGTAGAAGCAAGAAAGCAGGTTAACAGGAAGAAAGCTTTACTGACTCGTGTCCAGGAGATTCTTGACAATGTTCAG GTTAGAAAAGCACCTAATGCCAGTGATTTTGATCAGTGGGAGATGGAAACAGTTTACTCTAATTCAGAAGTCAGAAACTTGAATGTTCCTGCTACATTTCCAAATAGCTTTCCAAGCCACACCGAACACTCTACTGCAGCAAAGCTTGATAAGATAGCTGGGATTTTGCCATTGGATAATGAGGACCAATGTAAAACTAATGGAATAGACTTAGCTAGAGATTCAGAAGGATTTAATTCTCCGAAGCAATGTGATAGTTCCAATATTAGTCATGTAGAAAATGAAGCTTTTCCAAAGACCTCTTCAGCAACCCCACAAGAAACTCTTATTTCTGATGGTCTCTTCTCAGCAAATGAACAACAGGATCTACCACTTTTGGCAGAAGTCACCCCAGATCCCTATGTAATGAGTCTTCAGAATCTGATGAAAAAGTCAAAGGAATATATAGAAAGAGAACAATCTAGACGCAGTCTGAGAGGTAGTATGAACAGAATTGTTAATGAGAGTCATTTAGACAAAGAACATGATGCTGTTAAAGTGGCTGACTGTGTAAAAGAGAAGGCCCAGTTGACAGGCAAACACTGTGTCTCAGTTATTCCTGACAAACCAAGCCTTAATAAATCAAATGTTCTTCTCCAAGGTGCTTCCACTCAAGCAAGCAGCATGAGTATGCCAGTTTTAGCTAGCTTTTCGAAAGTGGACATACCTGTACGAACTGGCCATCCCACTGTTCTAGAGTCTAATTCTGATTTTAAAGTTATTCCCACTTTCGTTACCGAAAATAATGTTATCAAAAGTCTTACAGGTTCATATGCCAAATTACCTAGTCCAGAGCCAAGTATGAGTCCTAAAATGCACCGAAGACGTTCCAGGACATCATCAGCGTGTCATATACTTATAAATAACCCAATAAATGCCTGTGAATTAAGCCCTAAAGGAAAAGAACAGGCAATGGACTTAATTGTTCAAGATACTGATGAAAACACAAATGTGCCCGAAATTGTGCCAAAGTTACCAACTGATTTAGCAGGAGTTTGTTCAAGCAAGGTTTATGTGGGCAAAAATACATCTGAAGTCAAAGAAGATGTGGTTTTAGGTAAATCAAATCAGGTATGTCAATCTTCAGGaaatcatttagaaaataaagttactCATGGATTTGTTACTGTGGAAGGTCAGTTAACATCCGACGAGAGAGGCGCACACATAATGAACAGTACCTGTGCTGCGATGCCAAAGCTGCATGAACCATATGCCAGCAGTCAGTGTATAGCAAGTCCAAACTTTGGAACTGTGAGTGGACTCAAACCAGCCAGTATGTTAGAGAAAAACTGCAGTTTGCAAACGGAACTGAATAAGTCTTATGATGTAAAAAACCCTTCTCCTTTATTGATGCAAAACCAGAATACGAGACAGCAGATGGACACAACTACAGTGTCCTGTGGAAATGAACAATTTTTGGATAACAGTTTTGAGAAAGTTAAACGGAGACTTGATTTAGATATTGATGGTTTGCAAAAAGAAAACTGCCCTTATGTCATAACAAGTGGAATAACTGAACAAGAAAGGCAACATTTGCCAGAAAAAAGATACCATAAGGGATCTGTCTTCATTAACAAGAATAAAATGTTAGGAACTAGTTCCAAAG AAAGCGAGGAGTTACTAAAAAGCAAGATGTTAGCCTTTGAAGAAATGCGGAAGAGACTAGAAGAACAGCACGCCCAGCAGTTATCACTACTCATAGCTGAGCAGGAAAGGGAACAAGAAAGACTGCAAAAG GAAATAGAAGAGCaggagaaaatgttaaaagagaAGAAGGCAATGACAGCGGAAGCCTCTGAGTTGGACATTAACAATGCAGTGGAAttagaatggagaaaaataagtgACTCTAGTTTGCTGGAAACAATGCTGTCTCAAGCGGACTCACTCCATACTTCAAATTCAAATAGTtctg GTTTCACAAATTCTGCCCTGCAATATAGCTTTGTTTCTGCAAACGAAGCACCATTCTACCTCTGGGGATCATCAACTAGTGGCTTGACCAAACTCTCAGTAACAAGGCCTTTTGGAAGAGCCAAAACTAGATGGTCTCAA GTTTTTAGTCCGGAAATACAagcaaaatttaacaaaataactgCGGTGGCAAAAGGATTTCTTACTCGTAGGCTTATGCAGACAGATAAGCTGAAGCAACTTCGACAAACTGTAAAA GATACTATGGAATTCATAAGAAGTTTTCAGTCAGAAGCACCACTAAAGAGAGGCATTGTTTCAGCTCAAGATGCTTCACTTCAGGAAAGAGTGTTAGCTCAG TTGCGAGCTGCCCTGTATGGTATTCATGACATATTCTTTGTAATGGATGCAGCTGAAAGAATGTCTATTCTACAGCATGATCGAGAAGTTCGCAAAGAGAAAATGCTCAGGCAAATG GATAAAATGAAAAGTCCACGAGTGGCTCTTTCAGCTGCAACACAGAAGTCTCTTGATAGGAAGAAATACATGAA AGCTGCTGAAATGGGAATGCCAAATAAGAAATTTCTGGTTAAACAAAATCCTTCTGAAACAAG AGTCCTTCAGCCAAACCAAGGACAGAATGCACCTGTTCATAGGCTACTTAGTAGACAAGG GAGTATATGCAGGAAAAATCCAAAGAAAGCGGCCAAATGTTGCGACAATTTAAGAAGACAACATTCATTAGGATAA